From Virgibacillus ihumii, the proteins below share one genomic window:
- a CDS encoding ATP-binding protein, with protein MESIKQHIKIPKHNLLQTFVCDGCNQYVSQTELIIPSGPREGERVIANYGCRCEDIKLAKAAEQKYSRLKRSKLMDSFNYYSLINDSLKEATLDNFELLDSNLKRAKEKVLAYIHSFDRKQNLLLKGNYGTGKSHLSISITKELMKRDYECLFLSLPKLFTKIKRTYDTKGITEDELLNVIQHVDLLVLDDIGAEQQTEWSTSKLFETLDDRSGKATIYTTNLSSDELKERVNERNFSRMMDNTNVIVINSLDYRRRNF; from the coding sequence ATGGAAAGTATCAAACAGCATATAAAAATTCCGAAACATAATCTACTTCAAACGTTTGTGTGTGATGGTTGTAATCAGTACGTGTCACAAACAGAATTGATCATACCTTCTGGACCACGTGAAGGAGAACGAGTGATAGCAAATTACGGATGCAGATGTGAAGATATCAAGCTGGCTAAGGCAGCTGAACAAAAATACAGTCGCCTCAAACGTAGTAAGCTAATGGACAGTTTTAATTATTATTCGCTGATAAATGACTCCCTGAAAGAAGCAACATTAGATAACTTTGAGTTACTCGACAGCAACTTAAAAAGGGCTAAAGAAAAGGTGTTGGCGTACATTCATTCATTTGATCGAAAACAAAATCTCTTATTGAAAGGCAATTATGGAACCGGAAAAAGTCATCTTTCAATTTCTATAACGAAAGAGTTGATGAAAAGAGACTACGAATGCTTGTTTCTCTCCCTTCCAAAATTGTTCACTAAAATCAAGCGAACCTATGACACTAAAGGGATCACAGAAGATGAGTTGCTAAACGTTATTCAACATGTGGATTTATTAGTGCTAGACGATATTGGGGCAGAACAACAAACGGAATGGTCTACGTCTAAACTTTTCGAGACACTCGATGATCGCTCAGGGAAAGCAACTATCTATACCACCAATTTAAGTAGTGATGAACTCAAAGAACGGGTGAATGAACGGAACTTTTCAAGAATGATGGACAATACAAACGTTATCGTTATAAATAGTTTAGATTACAGAAGGAGGAATTTTTGA
- a CDS encoding ArpU family phage packaging/lysis transcriptional regulator has product MYVVSEMENLFTQKELDEVLKNVKQFYIHYAEENWLNRYKKIKRLSKETSLPKLVVPLSDMPYGSSDFKNSKVEKSAMKSIQAAEWLDILHQAIDSLNDMERELIQLKYINRRNDGGQYSDEVIFQQLFVGKTKYYQIKKHALEMLGRKLYAILTEGDYV; this is encoded by the coding sequence ATGTATGTTGTATCAGAAATGGAAAATCTATTTACACAAAAAGAACTTGATGAAGTCCTAAAAAATGTGAAGCAATTTTATATTCATTATGCGGAAGAAAATTGGTTGAATCGGTATAAAAAAATTAAGCGACTTTCAAAGGAAACGAGCCTACCAAAATTAGTTGTACCACTATCAGATATGCCATACGGTTCTTCCGATTTCAAAAACAGTAAAGTTGAAAAGAGTGCAATGAAATCTATTCAAGCTGCCGAGTGGTTAGACATACTGCATCAAGCGATTGATTCATTAAATGATATGGAACGGGAGCTTATTCAATTAAAGTATATTAACAGAAGAAATGATGGCGGGCAATATAGTGATGAAGTGATATTTCAGCAACTTTTTGTTGGCAAAACGAAATACTATCAGATAAAAAAACATGCATTGGAGATGCTGGGGAGAAAACTATACGCGATACTGACAGAGGGAGATTATGTATAA
- a CDS encoding pilin has protein sequence MQDLIQTITNITNGIQPVAPVLAGLVLVVIGLLWTFAKDPQKKEMYVGWMVNVGIGFGIVFLATSLVSWFGGRVVGF, from the coding sequence ATGCAAGATTTGATTCAAACGATCACAAATATTACAAACGGTATTCAGCCGGTTGCACCAGTTTTAGCTGGTCTTGTATTGGTTGTGATTGGGCTGTTATGGACGTTTGCTAAGGACCCGCAGAAGAAAGAAATGTATGTTGGTTGGATGGTAAATGTGGGTATTGGCTTTGGTATTGTGTTCTTGGCTACAAGTCTTGTTAGCTGGTTTGGCGGTCGTGTTGTCGGCTTTTAA
- a CDS encoding toprim domain-containing protein, translating to MKQNAYKKLVFQNIENALDELNAEDKGHYFICNCPECHEHEAFMYKNNQRFIQCNRENHCGSRMMLEFHEKGNMSAYEEQMEKTYPNLTPEQRQALNWSARVFSFAKTGLKSKSLDNGYRGLSTKVSRSFIADLQREKVVQHLFQKAEPLLGKDYSHNSWMCKRNLVFPLYGEDDTLDRVLLRSSMDETIEPKEIQLILNPSKETRDFFMDIPDHAETVVISESILDALSFREVDENVGFIALTGASKTRKVKEHIHDNTNQWCDKHVIVAMDDDKAGWKATQDIVSALDQKGIDWSVFDYTGDCKDANENLQDNRKAFEKAYYQLSTHMKAKEINAALKQEKERVFSVEYEP from the coding sequence ATGAAACAAAATGCTTATAAAAAGCTCGTGTTTCAAAACATTGAAAATGCCTTAGATGAATTAAATGCAGAAGATAAAGGACACTACTTTATTTGTAATTGTCCTGAATGCCATGAACATGAAGCCTTTATGTATAAGAACAATCAGCGATTTATTCAATGTAACCGGGAAAACCATTGTGGTTCACGTATGATGCTGGAATTTCATGAAAAGGGGAATATGTCAGCATATGAAGAACAAATGGAAAAGACCTATCCGAATCTAACACCAGAACAACGACAAGCGTTAAATTGGTCGGCACGGGTTTTCTCTTTTGCCAAGACCGGTTTAAAAAGTAAATCATTAGATAATGGATACCGTGGACTTTCTACAAAAGTTTCACGGTCTTTTATTGCTGATTTACAGCGAGAAAAAGTGGTGCAGCATCTCTTTCAAAAGGCTGAACCATTACTGGGGAAGGATTACTCCCATAATAGCTGGATGTGCAAACGAAATTTGGTGTTTCCATTGTATGGGGAAGATGACACATTAGATAGAGTCTTGCTTCGCTCCAGTATGGATGAAACGATCGAACCAAAAGAAATACAACTTATTTTGAATCCTTCCAAAGAAACGAGGGATTTTTTCATGGATATTCCAGATCATGCTGAAACGGTTGTGATAAGTGAGTCTATATTGGATGCTCTCTCTTTCCGTGAAGTGGATGAAAATGTTGGATTCATTGCTTTAACCGGAGCTTCCAAAACACGAAAAGTAAAAGAGCATATCCATGATAACACAAACCAATGGTGTGATAAGCATGTGATTGTTGCGATGGATGATGATAAGGCGGGGTGGAAAGCAACACAAGATATTGTAAGTGCATTAGATCAGAAAGGAATTGATTGGTCGGTGTTTGATTACACTGGTGATTGTAAAGATGCAAATGAGAACTTACAAGACAATCGAAAAGCATTTGAAAAGGCGTATTATCAACTATCAACACACATGAAGGCTAAAGAAATAAATGCTGCATTAAAACAAGAGAAAGAAAGGGTGTTCAGTGTTGAATACGAACCATAA
- a CDS encoding VirD4-like conjugal transfer protein, CD1115 family, whose product MNTNHKPLTERWSNGKVVSVFITGVTIASFFMANFLLHFFQQVGKLIIRFSENAKTFSFESFSVDWHSFFIFQEEHWKYYIGFYIVLAVGIIKLLYNIRMNYQSINHGQHGTNEFESVKNMKKQYQIIPASKEAYDGKGGTIVGGLHQGRNYSLLIDNAPVHTMIIGITRSGKGETFVVPMVDVQSRASEKPSLVINDPKGELAGASYETLKQRGYDVYVFNLIEHAMSMGFNPLQLVIDSWKQGRAADAQRYANSVAFSLYHNPDAKDPFWSNSAKSLVTAIILALTEDMIKLGKEERVTMYSVANFLSSKGSDTDDQGNNALDEFFQARNENNPARMMYATSNFSKGNARGSIFSVAMDKLQIFTLEPNAKVTSHNSLDFTEIGFGNKPVAVFLATPDSDQSNDVLASIFVSQLYRVNSEKATKSKNGKMKRNVHFLLDEFGNMPPIDGMASMVTVGAGRGFRYHLVIQAYSQVKSAYGDDSDTIIGNCSNQIYILTEDKSTAEHYSSMLGNRTITDVGRSGPITSTDKSHNESTKERALLTPDELMRLKEGQSVLIRVNKRQDQKRRKIEPKPIFNEDVTSHKFRYEYLADDFDTDQSIMMLPLFSDKYHDMELQKLVYSAKVNGDVFLRMKDVMTDDAFQRYKTSVLQIEQSQGDLDDDVTHELLQSIENWSFLHFLSFLVYHPSFTRLHLQTMNTLNTFLSEDVMQQWRDKATKRIEQQLNKQKEQERAEAEKERIEELPNEDSESEDNEEHQKAKKVREEATM is encoded by the coding sequence TTGAATACGAACCATAAACCACTGACGGAACGATGGAGTAATGGAAAAGTCGTTAGCGTTTTTATAACGGGTGTAACCATAGCCAGTTTTTTTATGGCCAATTTCTTATTACACTTCTTTCAACAAGTGGGAAAGTTGATCATACGGTTTTCCGAAAATGCCAAGACATTTTCATTTGAATCCTTTTCCGTGGATTGGCATTCCTTTTTTATCTTCCAGGAAGAGCATTGGAAGTATTATATCGGGTTTTATATAGTGCTAGCTGTCGGGATTATCAAACTACTCTACAATATTAGGATGAATTATCAATCCATTAATCATGGGCAGCATGGAACGAATGAGTTTGAATCCGTAAAAAATATGAAAAAGCAATATCAGATCATACCGGCCTCCAAAGAAGCGTATGACGGAAAAGGTGGTACCATTGTTGGTGGTCTTCATCAAGGCAGAAACTATTCTTTATTAATTGATAATGCCCCTGTTCACACCATGATTATTGGGATTACGCGTTCCGGTAAAGGGGAAACCTTTGTTGTACCAATGGTGGATGTGCAAAGTCGGGCTAGTGAAAAGCCTTCTTTAGTTATTAATGACCCTAAAGGCGAATTGGCTGGTGCATCCTATGAAACATTGAAACAACGGGGATATGACGTATATGTTTTTAATTTGATTGAACATGCCATGAGCATGGGTTTTAACCCCTTACAGTTAGTAATTGATTCGTGGAAACAAGGTCGTGCTGCGGATGCACAAAGGTATGCCAACAGTGTGGCGTTTAGTTTGTATCACAATCCAGATGCGAAGGACCCTTTCTGGTCGAATAGTGCGAAGTCCCTTGTTACGGCGATTATCCTTGCTTTGACCGAGGATATGATAAAACTCGGAAAAGAAGAACGCGTTACCATGTATTCTGTTGCGAACTTTCTTTCCAGTAAAGGAAGTGATACGGATGACCAAGGGAACAATGCATTGGATGAATTTTTTCAAGCGAGGAATGAAAATAATCCAGCTCGCATGATGTATGCAACCAGTAACTTTTCCAAGGGTAATGCAAGAGGAAGTATTTTCAGCGTAGCCATGGATAAGCTGCAAATATTCACATTGGAACCAAACGCTAAGGTAACTTCACATAACAGTTTGGATTTTACGGAAATTGGATTTGGTAATAAACCGGTAGCTGTCTTTTTGGCAACACCTGATTCTGATCAGTCCAATGATGTGTTGGCAAGTATTTTTGTTAGTCAGCTATACCGTGTCAACTCGGAAAAAGCGACGAAAAGTAAGAATGGTAAGATGAAACGAAATGTCCATTTCTTACTTGATGAATTTGGGAACATGCCGCCAATTGATGGAATGGCCAGCATGGTAACAGTTGGTGCTGGACGTGGTTTCCGTTATCACTTAGTTATTCAGGCCTATTCCCAAGTAAAGTCGGCTTACGGAGATGATTCAGACACCATTATTGGAAACTGTTCCAATCAGATTTATATCCTGACAGAGGATAAAAGTACAGCAGAGCATTACTCCAGTATGTTAGGGAATCGAACGATAACGGATGTTGGTCGTTCCGGCCCGATTACTTCTACAGATAAATCACACAATGAGTCTACAAAAGAACGTGCATTGTTGACACCGGATGAATTAATGCGGTTAAAAGAAGGGCAATCCGTTTTAATCCGCGTAAATAAGCGACAAGATCAGAAACGAAGAAAGATTGAACCGAAGCCTATCTTTAACGAAGATGTAACCAGTCATAAGTTCCGGTATGAATACCTGGCCGATGACTTTGATACCGATCAATCCATTATGATGCTACCTCTTTTTTCCGATAAGTATCATGACATGGAGCTGCAGAAACTGGTGTATTCCGCAAAAGTCAATGGAGATGTATTTTTACGAATGAAAGATGTGATGACAGATGATGCATTTCAACGGTACAAAACCAGTGTATTACAAATAGAACAGAGTCAGGGGGATTTGGATGATGACGTAACACATGAATTGTTGCAATCTATCGAGAATTGGTCGTTCCTTCATTTCTTGAGTTTTTTGGTTTATCATCCTTCTTTTACACGGTTGCATTTACAGACAATGAACACGTTGAATACGTTTTTGTCGGAAGATGTTATGCAGCAATGGCGTGATAAAGCTACCAAACGAATTGAACAACAACTAAACAAACAGAAGGAACAAGAAAGGGCAGAGGCCGAAAAAGAAAGGATTGAGGAACTTCCAAATGAGGACAGCGAATCAGAAGATAATGAAGAACATCAAAAAGCTAAAAAGGTACGAGAAGAAGCTACAATGTAA
- a CDS encoding YdbC family protein: MKHNDYRVKWDVIEEIAVIYVSQSGWTKELNRISWNGGEPKYDVRWWNPTKTIIGKGFTFTPEELEKLKEIIDTKIPNLS; this comes from the coding sequence ATGAAACATAATGATTATCGTGTGAAATGGGATGTTATTGAAGAAATTGCTGTAATATATGTCAGTCAGTCCGGCTGGACGAAAGAACTTAATAGGATAAGCTGGAATGGGGGTGAACCGAAGTATGATGTCAGGTGGTGGAATCCGACTAAAACAATAATCGGTAAAGGATTCACCTTTACACCGGAAGAATTGGAAAAGCTAAAAGAGATTATTGATACGAAAATACCGAATCTTTCATAA